The Montipora foliosa isolate CH-2021 chromosome 1, ASM3666993v2, whole genome shotgun sequence DNA segment TTGAACCTGCTTGTATTGCCACCTTCAAGACAATTGAAGAGGCAGATGAGCACATGGACACAGGTCATCATATTATGACTCCAGAGAAGGAGACCATATACGACAACGTACGTAGGCAGTGGGCAGCTGTAACGACATCAGTAAAAGTTACTGGCCAGAAAATTGGCAGGACAGATTATGTTCCTTTGGCGAACTTACGACTGAACAAAGGTTGGGCCTTAAGGAAGCAGAAAGCTGCGGTGAGAATATCTTCGGGTGTCAAagaatttttgagaaatttaTTCAACAAGGGAGCTAAGGATCTTCACCAAAAAGCTATGCCAGCAGACGTGGTGGagcaaataaagaaaactttccCAGTTTCAGAGTGGGTTGAGGTACAGACAGTCAGAGGGTACTTTTCTCGGCTGGCTTCGCAGCAAAAGGGACTTCCAGTTAGCGAAGACGAGGGTGAGGACGTAGCGCTGGAGAAAGAGGATTACATGGAGCAACTAGTCGGGGTGGCTGAACAAGAGATTGCCCTCAGGCACCCTCTCGTATATGACGATTTCAATTTTTGTGATCTCTCTGCCAAGGGTAGATTAGCCAAGGTTCTGGAAATTAAGCAAAAACTCAGTCAGCTTGAGTCATTCTGCGAGTATTTTGATGTGGAAATTTCTGGTCATGCTAATCGTAAAGCATCGTATTACGAACCTCTTATACAATTAGCAAATTCCTGTGATTGCCGcaagtaaatatattttttagatTCTTCCACTTAAACCAATCAGTGAGTCAGTTAAGGTTGCGCGACTCGTCGACTTGGTCCAGTCATCGCACTCTCGCGTCCAAGGTGATACAATACCAATCGCATCTAGAGGCGTTTCATCACTTTGTATGAGTCGTTTCATATGAACACTGTGGATCCCTTCTATGGTTTCACTTACTGAGTGTTTTGCACGAAATTATTCAAGCCCCCAGTGTAATTACGTAACGTCCTTAGGGGCATGTCCGGTATAAAAGTGAACACGCGTTTCGAAACAGGGGAGAGGTCTATTTCGTTTTTTTAGACTTAAGAGCAAGAATGCAaggtttactcgggaaagggatACAGAATTTTTGACTTCTATACGCTTCTATAAAGCGGAAGTACAAAAATAAATCCTCAGATTTCCCAAGCTATTTTGGTCTGATACAAGTTCAAAACAGTCAAAAATTCTTCGCAAGTGTTGGCTTGGTGGACCGTGAACAGTGGACCTTGTGGACAGATTGACAGTTTGGCGTTGCCGTGGACTATCAGACGACGAAGAAACTTCTTGTTACCAAGAGAAAGTCAACGAGAATCCAGACACCGGTAAAAGCCTACTTCAAACGAAATCAGAATAAATACATTTACCggaacaaaaggtaaaattccATTGATACTACGAATTTAACGAACGCGTGAAGCAAGATCAAGTTCAAGGAAAGAAGAACTTATAGTAGAGTTACGtttaacattaaaaaattaaGTACTTAGTTTCCTGGTAAACATGCCACCTAAAGTAGAGAACATTGCGACACTCATTGCAAAACGAGACATTGCAATAGCATCTTTAGATGAACTTTACGAAGAATTTAACATGCTTTACCAAGTTGAACCTGAATTAATTGCTCTAGAGAATGTGTACAAAGAAATAGCAATTAGATTCCGAAGTGTTAAAAAGCAGCAAACAACAATAGCGGAAAGGCTAATTGAGTCCGGAGAGACCGAAAGTGCCGAAATGAGTGCAAACAAGCAAATTGGTGACCAAGTCAAGTCTGATTATTTTAAATGCAGCGAAAGGTTCGTTGTTTATCAAAAGAAGTGTTACGCGGAAAAGAAACCGTCAAGTGATCACGCAAAGCTCGAAGCTATGACTTTCGCAGTCACAAAAATGGCCGATGTGTTAAGTTCCCAAAAGAACACTAATCATGGACTCGAGAAACTATCTGTACCAAATTGGGATGGAAGTAGAAAAAATTATGTGTGAATTCAATTATTGGATGGAAAAGTACAAACAGGACAAAGACGAGCAATTACAAAGACTTCGCAAAGCGATACCAAAAAACTCGTTTTGGGCAAATCAAGTCAGGCCTTGCCAAACGATCGATCAGGCATGGAAAATTCTGGACACCGAATTCGGagatcaaagaaaattaatggatGGGCTGTTAAAAGAAATTACCAATCTTAAACCAATAAAGAGTGATTCAACTTCACTTTCTCGCTACGCCGCAACGATTCTTGGATTCGTTAACAATATGGAGCAAATCGGTTGTGCGGTGACAAATGCCAAAGAAGCACCATTTGTCATGTCTCAGCTACTTTCAAAATTAGACGCAAAAGACAACATCGAATTCGGCCGTGAAATGCACCGCATTGAAAAGGAGGAAAATGTTCTGAACTTGTTAGATTGGTTGAACAGTGAAGCAAGCTTGCGATCTCGTGTCAGAAAGGATGCCGATTACCATGACAACTCAGGTGAACACCGAATTTCGCGAAAATTTGACAATCGTGCCATGAACAGTGAAACGTCCGATGATGATTTGTGCCTACTGGGCTGCGAAGCAAAACACCTTCTTGCCGCATGTCCAAAATATCAACGATCGACAATCGATCAGCGATGGGAGatagtaaaacaaaacaaccgttGCCGAAAGTGCCTACGAAAACACCATACAAACGTTTGTAAAAAACCAGACGGAACGACGTGCGACAAATGCACAAGAAGACATCATGGCACTCTTCACAATGAGCAATTTGTTCCAGCTAATTCCAGTTTGAATCCTCAAGCCGCGCCAAATACAAACTCCATGCAAGGTGCCAGTAACCACAGCATGCAGGGAACAAGTAACGTCCCGGGTCATTGGGCAGAAACACAAGCCAGTACCCTCAACATTCAACAAGCGAGGAACGTCCCCGGACAATGTCCAGTTCAGAAGGTTAAGATCAAAGACAAGGACGGAAACTTGGTTGAAACCCTCGCGATGTTAGATAGTGGTTCCAACACTAGCTTCATTTCAAAGAATGTAACTAAGAAACTAGGTTTAAGTGGCCCTAAAGTACACCTAACCATGAATCTGGCTGGAGGACAGAAGaagtcggaagaatcagagtTAGTTAACATTACCGTAGTACCCATCTCAGAAGAAACCATTCAGAAGCCTATGCAAGTTTACGCAATAAATAAACCGTGCAGTTCAGCCAAAACAGTATCAAGAAGGATTGTAAATAGCTATCCACACCTAGAAGCAATCTCGAATGAACTCTATTTATCTGGTGGATCAATAGGCTTGTTGATCGGGACAGATTTTCCTGATGCTTTTGTTGACATTCACGTTATCTCCGGAAGCCCAGGAGAACCAATAGCAAAGAGAAATTGTTTTGGATGGTATGTCATGGGCCAATTTTCCAGTCAAGGAGACGAATCTTTTGCGATCAGAACAGTTGACGTAGGAACTGTCAGTTCATTGGAAGACATGACAAAACTCCTTGTACAAGACACGCTAGGAGTCAAACCGACAGTGTTTTGCACGTGTAAAGACAACgagttaaaagaaaacaagtttatCAAGTCAATTGCAGATTCAACTGAAATCGTCGATGGGAGAATCCAGGTACGAATGCCCTGGTCAGAAGACGGACCCCCAAAGGAGAGCAATTACGATGTTGCGTACCAGCGAATGTTGTCCTCAGAGAAAACCTTCAAGAGAAAGAACTGTATCGAGGACGTACAAGTCGAAATTCAGAAGCTGCTCGAACAAGAGTTTATCGTAGAAATCAAACAGGTCGACCATAACGTTCCAGAATGGTATCTTCCTATGCAGGCTGTTTTAACCCCAGATAGAACCACCAAACTTCGTTTAGTCTACGATGCATCCGCAAAGGGGCAAAATGGAAAGTCCTTAAACGATCATCTAGAAAAAGGGCCGAACTATATTAACAGTTTACCTAACGTTCTCATTGCTTGGCGCTTCGATCAAGTTGCATATTCCGGAGACATGCGCAAGATGTTTAATCAAGTTCGGATCCACCCAGATGATCAAGTATTCCACAGATTCCTATGGAGAACAAACGAAAGTGAACAGCCCCGAGTGTATCAGTGGGTCAGATTAAATTTCGGAGACAAACCCGCACCCGATATTGCAGCTGCAGCAATCAAGACCTTGGCCAAAGCATCAGAAGCGCAGCATTCAGAAGGAGCTAAAGAGCTCTGCACGCATGTCTACGTGGACGATATTGGCGGTTCCAGAGAGAACGAAGCAAGATGCAAGAAAGTTACAAGTGAAATCGACGCCATACTTTCAACTGGACAATTTCAAGTCAAAGCATGGCACTCCAACAACAAGAACGTTAACCAGTCAGACGAGGAACGTCTAGATTTTCTTGGCCATAAATGGGTAAAAGTTCTGGATAAGATTTCCTTTAAGAAGAGCGAAATTGTAGCAGACTTGACAAACCTTTCAAAAAGGGGATGTCTGGCCAGCGTCGCACAAATGTGGGATCCCATGGGGCTCGTAGTACCATGCACCATTGAATTGAGAATTGATCTCCAAGAATTGTGGAGTGCAGGATATTCGTGGGACGAAATTCTTCCTGAAGAGATTCGTATGAAGTTGATAAGAAACATTCAAATCCTCAATCAGCTTCTCACATACGAGTTCGACAGAAAGTTGAAGCCTGATAACGCAGTGGGTTTACCTGAAATCCACGGGTTTTGCGACGGAGGAGAGAAGGCATACGGGGCCGTCGTGTTCCTCAGATGGAAGCTTGCGAACAGCAATTACTTCTGTGTCCCGCTCATGGTGAAGGCGTTCGTTGCACCTCTAAAGAAGAAATCCATTCCGCGATTGGAATTAATGGGATGTCTTACGCTGTCCAGATTGTACAGCACTTGCAAAGAAGCACTAGAATTT contains these protein-coding regions:
- the LOC138011726 gene encoding uncharacterized protein; translated protein: MEKYKQDKDEQLQRLRKAIPKNSFWANQVRPCQTIDQAWKILDTEFGDQRKLMDGLLKEITNLKPIKSDSTSLSRYAATILGFVNNMEQIGCAVTNAKEAPFVMSQLLSKLDAKDNIEFGREMHRIEKEENVLNLLDWLNSEASLRSRVRKDADYHDNSGEHRISRKFDNRAMNSETSDDDLCLLGCEAKHLLAACPKYQRSTIDQRWEIVKQNNRCRKCLRKHHTNVCKKPDGTTCDKCTRRHHGTLHNEQFVPANSSLNPQAAPNTNSMQGASNHSMQGTSNVPGHWAETQASTLNIQQARNVPGQCPVQKVKIKDKDGNLVETLAMLDSGSNTSFISKNVTKKLGLSGPKVHLTMNLAGGQKKSEESELVNITVVPISEETIQKPMQVYAINKPCSSAKTVSRRIVNSYPHLEAISNELYLSGGSIGLLIGTDFPDAFVDIHVISGSPGEPIAKRNCFGWYVMGQFSSQGDESFAIRTVDVGTVSSLEDMTKLLVQDTLGVKPTVFCTCKDNELKENKFIKSIADSTEIVDGRIQVRMPWSEDGPPKESNYDVAYQRMLSSEKTFKRKNCIEDVQVEIQKLLEQEFIVEIKQVDHNVPEWYLPMQAVLTPDRTTKLRLVYDASAKGQNGKSLNDHLEKGPNYINSLPNVLIAWRFDQVAYSGDMRKMFNQVRIHPDDQVFHRFLWRTNESEQPRVYQWVRLNFGDKPAPDIAAAAIKTLAKASEAQHSEGAKELCTHVYVDDIGGSRENEARCKKVTSEIDAILSTGQFQVKAWHSNNKNVNQSDEERLDFLGHKWVKVLDKISFKKSEIVADLTNLSKRGCLASVAQMWDPMGLVVPCTIELRIDLQELWSAGYSWDEILPEEIRMKLIRNIQILNQLLTYEFDRKLKPDNAVGLPEIHGFCDGGEKAYGAVVFLRWKLANSNYFCVPLMVKAFVAPLKKKSIPRLELMGCLTLSRLYSTCKEALEFAELSDAKTVFWMDSQTVLAWIKTPPKRFKPFVSVRVAEIQETLDTQAFKYIRSDVNPADVLTRGVPPEEVKTWMEGPPFLQRPEEEWPTFKENSKSVDEESLKEIKSNNEKTTKWKEPTQCTVSSEESTNIRQPTDNPIMQHLMKTCSTFTKARKTLAYVLRFINNARKKENNTSPISPEELRESELQMFKWCQETININTVDQKLMSKPDEQGLLRTYGRLENMRSLPNEMRNPIILPKGHQMVDLLLKHLHEKRVHCGFKSLIYESRKRFWIVGVRKMAKQVTSKCVTCKKLRRKPMGQLMGQLPKLRVAAGFPAFSSTALDMFGPFQVKVRRKTLKEAQVIIFTCMTTRAIHLELVTDKSTDTFLMAFRRFASLRGHPINCWSDCGTNFVGAQQYLREVMQGWDIPRIQSVLSNEFSCTFKWEWNVPRASHQNGVVESLIKSVRHALDATSKNQSFTEEQWRTHLAEVTYLVNSRPLYPSSDGIWESPPVTPNDLLIGHHFPPPAPEQEERVNPRHLMRSTEKRVQEFWRCWIKYFAPNLLPRNKWYRPRENLQEGDLVLEMEPTPRRTWKLGLVLLTYPGADGLVRKARIKTATSVYDRPIHKLCLIATKEELGNET